A section of the Trichomycterus rosablanca isolate fTriRos1 chromosome 6, fTriRos1.hap1, whole genome shotgun sequence genome encodes:
- the orc4 gene encoding origin recognition complex subunit 4: MSKRKSREQHFTVGECVSQVQGILRKRFCHQQLPEKPLGLESQYKHLLELLRRTAVHGESNSVLIVGPRGAGKTMLLRLALRELLELSEVKKNVLQVHLSGLLQTDDRIALKEITRQLQLENVVGDRVFGSFAENLVFLLEALKKGDKSSSRPVFFILEEFDLFAHHKNQTLLYNLLDVSQSAQAPVAVVGLTCRLDVLELLEKRVKSRFSHRQIHLLNSLRFSQYQEAFCTELTLSDDFPDSKFSQEWNHNIKKLCEEKSVVEILQKHFNSSTDFRSLHSLLLLAVSRISVSNPSLKASDLLEASRMSSADSKGNILHGLSILELCLIIAMKHLNDIYEGEPFNFQMVHNEFKKFLQRKSHSIHNFEKPVVFKAFEHLLQLELIRPVDGGVCKVQREYQLMRLMLDHTQVMEALQRYPQCPTDVKQWAVSAFG; encoded by the exons atGAGTAAGCGTAAGTCAAGAGAACAACACTTTACTGTGGGAGAATGTGTTTCCCAG GTCCAAGGAATACTGAGGAAGCGGTTTTGTCACCAACAGCTTCCAGAGAAACCACTGGGTTTGGAATCGCAGTACAA gcACCTGCTGGAATTGTTGAGGAGGACAGCGGTTCATGGTGAGAGTAACTCTGTGCTCATCGTGGGTCCACGTGGAGCTGGAAAAACTATG CTGCTACGTTTAGCTCTTAGAGAGCTGCTGGAGCTATCAGAGGTGAAGAAGAATGTTTTACAGGTCCACCTGAGTG GTCTGCTGCAGACGGATGATCGAATCGCTTTAAAAGAGATTACACGCCAACTTCAGCTGGAAAATGTCGTGGGAGATAGAGTTTTT GGAAGCTTTGCTGAGAATTTGGTCTTTCTGTTAGAGGCTCTTAAAAAAG gtgataagaGCAGCAGTCGTCCGGTGTTCTTCATCCTAGAAGAATTTGATCTGTTTGCACATCATAAAAACCAGACCCTCCTCTATAACTTGCTGGATGTTTCCCAGTCAGCTCAGGCTCCTGTAGCTGTGGTTGGACTTACCTGCAGACTG GATGTGCTGGAGCTCTTGGAGAAGCGGGTAAAGTCTCGCTTTTCTCACAGACAGATTCACCTTCTGAATTCTTTACGTTTCTCTCAGTATCAAGAAGCATTCTGTACTGAGCTTACATTGTCAGATGACTTTCCTGACAGCAAGTTTTCTCAAGAGTGGAACCACAACATTAAG AAACTGTGTGAGGAGAAGTCTGTGGTGGAGATCTTACAGAAACATTTTAACTCCTCCACAGATTTTCGCTCGCTGCACTCACTGCTG CTGCTGGCAGTAAGTCGTATATCGGTGTCAAACCCGAGTCTTAAAGCTTCAGACCTGTTGGAGGCCAGTCGGATGAGTTCTGCTGACTCGAAAGGCAACATCCTTCATG gctTATCTATCCTGGAGTTGTGTTTGATTATTGCCATGAAGCATCTGAATGATATCTATGAGGGCGAGCCCTTTAACTTCCAAATGGTGCATAATG agtTTAAGAAATTCCTCCAAAGAAAATCTCACTCCATCCATAACTTTGAGAAGCCGGTTGTGTTTAAG gcATTCGAGCATCTGCTGCAGCTGGAGTTGATTCGGCCAGTGGACGGAGGGGTGTGTAAGGTACAGAGAGAGTACCAGCTCATGCGCCTTATGCTGGATCATACGCAAGTGATGGAGGCACTGCAGAGATACCCACAGTGCCCCACTGATGTCAAACAGTGGGCAGTGTCTGCCTTTGGTTAA